In Synergistes jonesii, the genomic stretch CAGCAGCCTTTCGCGCCCGCCGCCGTCCCAGAATCCGACGAACTTGCGGAAGCAGCGCATCTGCCTCTCTCCGAGTGCCGAATAAAATTCCTCCAGAGAGGAAAGATCGACGCGAATCTCTTCGCTTTCCGATATTTGCACGTCTTTTTCGCCGTAGGCCGAATGATAAATTTTTATTTTTTTCATCTTTTGCCGCCTCCGTTCAAAACGACATGGCCTTTAAAAAACGCTTCTGAAAGTCCGGCAGCGTCGACAATTCGACGTAGGACATCTTCTTGGCGGCCTCCTTGGTCCTTTCGTAAAAGCCCGGAGAGGCCAGCGACATGCAGGCGCCGAGGCCGGAAGAGTTTTTGACGCCGAGAATCTTCCCGCGGCTTACGTCCGGTATCAGGCCGACGCGCACGGCGCTCTCTACGTTTATGTTGTTGCCGAAGGCGCCGGCGAGGCAGACCTCGGCTATGCCGTCTTCAGTCGTCCCGGCGCGCTCGAGCATCACTTCCGTGCCGACCTTGACCGCGCCGACCGCCAGCTGCACTTCGCGTATATCTTTCTGCGTGAGGTATACCGGGTTTTTTTCATCGGTGAGCAGCAGCCGCACCATACCTTTTTTATCGCGGCCGAGCCTTTTTGCGAAGCGCCCGTCGAGGCATTTTTCCGGGTACTCGAAGCGGCCGCCGGCGTTTATCACGCCCTCGTCGAGCAGCAGCGCCACGGCGTCTATCAGCCCCGAGCCGCAGAGCCCGGCCGGCGCGCCTCCGCCGATCGTCCCGCAGGCGAGCTCGCCGTTATCCAAAAATACCCTTTCTATAGCGCCTTCCGCGGCCCTCATACCGTACTGGATTCGCGCGCCCTCGAGGGCCGGGCCGGCCGCGGTCGCGCAGCAGAACATGCCGCCGCCGTTTCCTATCACTATTTCGTTGTTCGTCCCGATGTCGACGAAGAGCCGCATCTTATCATCAACGTCCATGCCGACCGCCGCGACGCCGGCCACGATGTCGGCTCCGACGTAGCCCGCGACGTTGGGCAGCATTTTTACGACGCACCGCTCGTTGATGTTCATCCCGATATCCGACGCGCGGAAGGGATCCTTGAGCAGGAACTGCGGGGAGTAGGGGCTGTGCCCGATGCTTTCGGGCGAAACCCCGGCGAAGAGATGCTCCATCACTGTGTTGCCGGCTATGACGAGCTCTTTTATCTCTCCTCGCGGGACGCCACTCCTCTCGGCCATCGCGCGGATATTTTTCCCCATTTCCTCCGCGAGGCTTCTCTGCACGCGCCGAAGCGCCGCGTTTGAAGAGGAAGAGTAGGCTATCCTTGAGATGACGTCGTCTCCGAAGGGCACCTGCGGATTTAAAAACGACGCCCTGTCTATCGCTCTGCGTCCGCGCAGGTCGAGCAGATAGCAGACGACCGTAGTCGTGCCTATGTCGGCGGCGACGCCGAATCCTTCCCGCTCGCCCCACTCTTCTATTCCGCTGTAAAAGCCTTCGAGTAT encodes the following:
- a CDS encoding ASKHA domain-containing protein; the encoded protein is MEYEKERGFQITFMPGGVTATAAPGSSAADAAAAAGVRIGRHCGGAGVCGKCRVAVKDRDEDPFGPLTETEKKLLTQEEIERGLRLSCCAPIVKNGRVYVVDGAESEGHSILEGFYSGIEEWGEREGFGVAADIGTTTVVCYLLDLRGRRAIDRASFLNPQVPFGDDVISRIAYSSSSNAALRRVQRSLAEEMGKNIRAMAERSGVPRGEIKELVIAGNTVMEHLFAGVSPESIGHSPYSPQFLLKDPFRASDIGMNINERCVVKMLPNVAGYVGADIVAGVAAVGMDVDDKMRLFVDIGTNNEIVIGNGGGMFCCATAAGPALEGARIQYGMRAAEGAIERVFLDNGELACGTIGGGAPAGLCGSGLIDAVALLLDEGVINAGGRFEYPEKCLDGRFAKRLGRDKKGMVRLLLTDEKNPVYLTQKDIREVQLAVGAVKVGTEVMLERAGTTEDGIAEVCLAGAFGNNINVESAVRVGLIPDVSRGKILGVKNSSGLGACMSLASPGFYERTKEAAKKMSYVELSTLPDFQKRFLKAMSF